In the Triplophysa dalaica isolate WHDGS20190420 chromosome 8, ASM1584641v1, whole genome shotgun sequence genome, atatcacaaaaagtTTCAGGCTTTGATTTAGTACAGtggattaaaatgtattatagaaGTTATATTTGGCCTGTATAATAACGTGCAGATACTCATTGAAGGTTTTCCTTCAAACAAACCGTCAACACTTTTcaactcttattttttttatgcgCTTGttcaataacagtttttttttttataaaaaagccaCAGATTTTCTGGTCAAGTATTACTGCATTGAGATGCTTGTTGTATAAACCAGCATTTTATCTTGGGAAGCTGGTTTTATAGTAGTGTCCAGTCATCCGGTGTTTCTTATCAAACTTTTATCAAGCGTTACAGCCCATTCAAAGAAAGCCTTGTGAACTCCGATAAATCTTGCGCTTCTTACCTCAGACGTAGCTCTCTAAAACTGAGCAAAGTTTTCCGGTGAGCGACTTTGACTTTCTCAGAGCAGCCGAAAACCCTCCAGGGCCTCTTGGCAAGCTGCGTTGTTTTTGTTCTATTCCCCCGACGGTTAAATCCAAACGTCTTCTGTTTACTATCTAAATAGCAAGTCAACTCAAACTAGACTTAATTGAATCACTCCCAATTCCAGTTGCACtaataacacaaataacagGACATTTCTGGACACACGCACAGTTTTTCTTGGCTCTTTTTCGGACACTGTCCAGAAATGGGATGTGTGCAGTTTAAGTGCCCTTCTCACAATTGCAACCGGTGTTTAATGTATTACCGAACGCAGCATTCGTGAACTCATTTCACCTTGTTTGTTACAGAGAATATCAGCCCAGAGGAGGAGTACAAGATCGCCTGCCTGTTGATGGTGTTTGTGGCCGTTTCCATGCCGACCCTGGCCAGCAACGTGATGTCGCAGTACAGTCCCGCAATAGAAGGTACCAATTTTGCATTTCGGACCGGCGCTGAACCGCCGCGAATGAAATGAGATTATATCTGTGCTCTTTGAACGAAGAAACCACGTCCGGTGGGCTGCGTGTTTAATGCATTATCATGCGTTTACTAACTCTATAAATCTTTTTAGGTCACTGCAACAACATCCACTGTCTAGCTAAAGCGGTAAACCAGATTGCCGCTGCTCTCTTCACTATCCACAAGGGCAGCATAGAGGACCGTCTTAAAGAGTTCCTCGCTGTAAGTTGGAATGTTTGCCGCTATCGACCTAATTCAATGTTTATATTCGATTGCACTTGAATTTGGACTCCAAGTCTGCTTTTATGACACAATTTACAATAACATCACCTGGATAAATATTGTTGATGTAACTACAGACTTTAGTGATCTGGGCTGTTGGGTAATTCTCATCTACTCTTCTTCTTCAGCTTGCATCTTCCAGTCTGCTGAAGATTGGACAAGAAACGGATAAAACCACTACACGAAACCGGGAGTCTGTTTACCTGCTCCTGGACATGGTGAGTCAATCCAATGCTGGTAGGAGACACGAAAGCGTGGTTTCTAGCAGAGTGAGACAGTAGGGTATTTCCTCCATAAACAGATATATTTTTGACAGGTATTTGGAAAAGAATGTGAATTCTGGGTGAAGAAGAATTCAatctttttacaatttgcaaCATTTCAGTACAGCTGTAGAGAAAGGACTCTAAACACACACTTAATATAGATAAACAGAAGaaataatacatgtaaataaaaaatatatccatCTATATAAGAACATTTCGAAGAACATTGTCAGTTTCTCtaaatttatgtttatgtaaaattatcatttttgtttattcaataaaatttctcccaaattttttataaaaattctgatatgcatttatttgcagaaaatgaaaactagagaaacgattatctgttttttttaagaccTCAAATGATGCAAAGAAAActagttcatattcacttttatgcaGTACGCtattaatatttctacatgtatttaggaaaagatTATTTTTCATGGGATCACTTCGATTTATCAAAGTTTTCACGTGTCTTGTGCCgccagtctttcacattgctgttggatgactttgtcaatCCTCAGGTTTGAATTTgatgaaatttaacagacacgaACTAGAATGACCATAATACATCTGGTAATgctgataaaatgaaaattttaaatggtctcttttCTTTTATCATTGAAAATTCgattttttctgcggctgtattacactttatatagatttgtctttgggatttttttgtttttttgtttttttaagcttaGTCTGCAGGATGCACCAAATTGACAACAGAAATAGGTGTAAAACCATCGCACACGTCTCAACATCATCTTGAAATGCATCTTTCTTTATTCTAATCATTTTGTCTGTATGTACTAGATCGTTCAAGAATCACCATTCCTCACCATGGACCTCTTGGAGTCCTGCTTCCCGTACGTTCTGCTCCGGAACGCCTACCACGCTGTGTACAAGCAGTCTGTGTCATCTTCCGCATAAAGAGTTCCAGTGCTTGACGCACTCTGAGGGCCGGACACTACAGCTCTTATTCCATATTCTTCTGTAGGATTCTACAACTTTATTGTCTTACCAGTGCAAGACTTTAATGGGATCAAATCTTTTATGACACTGAATAAAGAGGAGAAAAAAGTTCATTGACCACTTTCAGTAATTGAGTTTGATCCTAGGGACTAAGACActaaatttaatttttgttttttgtttgtgtttttgtttgcgATGGTTAAACTTGGAAACACATAAATagttaattgtgtgtgtgttgggaaGTTTGGGGGGAGGGCGAGGGGTGGATTCTAAAAACTCTACATCATGCTAAATGCTTGTTAAGATGACAGATGCCTCTATGAAACCgtgaatcttttttttattttggtgttgtTCTAGATCTAATCTGTGTGGGTTACTGCGTGCTTTTATCTATCTCACTTCTTGtggatttgcatttattttcgtTACACTACTGTGTTTCTTTGACATATTTGCCGAATTAATGGATATAACAGCATCTCATTTGGATCGAAACGACGGAATTGTGCATAACTACATGTTATAAAAGCAACCCTGTGTTGTTTTGTACAAAGCATAGTATAATTTTTTAACTAACTTTCATGATGCCTTGTGGCATCGACACTCCATTGTATCCGTCTGTGAGCTGTAATAAACATTCGTAcacatttattgaatgtttaTCAGTTGTTTTACCCTCCTCTCCCTTAaccagttttatatgttttcaattttttggaAATTACTATGTATCTTCCATAACATGAATAAACATCAGGTCATAAGTGGCTTGACTGCTGTACTTTAATGCTCTTCAGAACTGCAAGTCAATACTTGGAttatttaaaccatttttcatcaacagacagaaatgaaaaaatatctatcatttattttagaaaaaggCTAATCCATAGAAaactaaattcattttttttgtaaagagtATAACTTGCATGCAGCCAAAATAAAGCCTGTATGTAGGcgaattattgtttttttttggtctTGGTGTGTTTCTCGGTATGCCTCCTCCATCCTTTGACTCGGATACCGATCGAGCTCAGTCATTGCACCGGGAGGAGGAGAGGATACAGAAGAGAGGAGTTCAGCTTTCTGAGACATGAGTGAGGATACACAGGTGTTTCATTTGCGGAAGTGTCTTATCGACTAAACCTGACGCGCATATAAATTCTCCTCCCCCTGCACATCCTCACATCTTTAGAGCATATTCAAACGCATAAATGTGACAATTAagcattatattatttaatgtagACCTATTTCACACAGTAGTTATTATTAatagttattatttttgtatgtatatttgacacactttatatacatttctgaccacttttaagcatgtttttaatgttattgtaATTGGGATTCTGAAATCTCCCTAAAGTATgtgtttaaatttattttttatatttgcaatgTGTGTAACAATTATTAATTGATGTGACTCAAGTGATGCTAAAGTCACTTCTATTACTTCCTCCGTCCTCGCATCTGTTCCTTGCTCCCTTTCCTCGCATCCTGAGAGGGTGGAGCAAATATActgaacatttttttgttcctgaatttttttaagtgtattttgcataaatatgcataaatattaTGAACACTGCCTTTGTAGACAGTCTTTTGTTCAAGATAATATGAATACTAatcaaactaaaacaaaaaacgtCTTTAGCTAAATCCTCTAAACACATCTCAAAGAACTTTTAAATCCTGACAGATTATAATGTGTGTTAAATTTAGGATGTCATTATTAGACAATAAGTAAATTTCATGGTGGTGAGGACCCTGGCATAAAATAGTACACAGCTACGtaccaaaataaattaataaacatgaaacattgatTCAAGTTTAAAATTATTAACCAAGAACAACGATACGATGTGTAAAGGAAAGTTAGGGGGACCTGCTCCCCTAAATAAAACTCATGAGCACGTACCTGCGTAAATACGcatcagaaaaaaatgcaactCTTCTCCTTCATAATTAGTTTAACCACATTTCCAGTCACCAAATCAATACAGACAGATGCTTATTACAGCGTCTGTCTTTACATTAACACTCCCTTATGTCCACAACACTATTTATGTAGTGTTTTACGCAATCAAACACAGCTTTTGTCTTAGTTAAAGACATTTATGGCGGCAGTAAgtcaacagtgtgtgtgtttgagtgcgcAACAGGAGACAGGAGTGATGAAGGAGGTGGGCTGGGGTCCCGCTGTTTTATGTCCCCAGCCCACCTCCACCACTcctccttctcttcctcctcctctccgTCTTCTCCGACTTCTTCAAGACCGTTTCTTTCCGCTGGACCTGAACTGGACTTCACTTACCCAACGCGCTCCAGCAGGAACCCAAAGACTTCTCTCGCGCGTCACCATTTCCAAGAGATTTCCTTTACATATTTTCCTCCTCGAACGAGAATTTAAGACATGAGCTCTTTTCCTCCGTGTGTCTGAATGACGCAAGACTTCGATAAGGTGAAGACCTTTTTGGGGGGACCGCTTGAGGTTTTGCGCACAACAGTCAAGTCACCGGAAGATCACTCGAGGTTTTGCGCACAACAGTTTGATCTCCGGAGAATCTCGATGGTGAATTATAAATAGCGTCTGCTCTCAGTTTTGTGATCTATGACCAACCCAAAGATGTTTTCCCACGAAATTTTCATCTGCGCCTTGGCTGTTGCGTGTCTCTTGGAGATCCCAAGAGGGACCGCCGCGGCGTCCTGCGAGGCCATCCGCATCCCCATGTGCAGATCCATGCCGTGGAACATGACCAAAATGCCCAACCATCTCCATCACAGCACTCAGGCCAACGCCGTGCTCGCCATCGAGCAGTTTGAAGGGCTTTTGGGCACCCAGTGCAGCCCGGACCTGCTATTCTTCCTCTGCGCCATGTACGCGCCCATATGCACCATCGACTTCCAGCACGACCCCATCAAGCCGTGCAAGTCGGTCTGCGAACGGGCCAAGTGCGGCTGTGAGCCGGTCATGAAGAGATACAACCACACGTGGCCGGAGAGCCTGGCCTGTGAGGAGCTACCCGTGTATGACCGAGGAGTCTGCATCTCACCTGAAGCAATAGTCAAAGCCGAGGGACCAGGtaatttattcatattcatgtttttatggttgttcttgtttttattattcataagGAGGGAATTCAATGTAGTTTTAAAAATTATTGTCATTACTATTTATGGTAGTAATAGTGCATGTACCATAACCCTATTTTTTTGTTGctatttatagttttttttttattaccagtaagtgtattaataaaatagctaacaaacattcataaataacaAACTTTCTTTCCTCAAGATAATCCTTACTATCAAGACCCCTCGAAATGTAACCCTGGTGAGATACACATTGcatttttcttgattttaaGTCAGACTTTACCTTATTCTATTCAATATACCTATAATAAATTTAAGCATATTtagttaatataattaataaacaatcacagttaaaGTGGGTTGAACATTAATTTCAGTT is a window encoding:
- the frzb gene encoding secreted frizzled-related protein 3; the protein is MTNPKMFSHEIFICALAVACLLEIPRGTAAASCEAIRIPMCRSMPWNMTKMPNHLHHSTQANAVLAIEQFEGLLGTQCSPDLLFFLCAMYAPICTIDFQHDPIKPCKSVCERAKCGCEPVMKRYNHTWPESLACEELPVYDRGVCISPEAIVKAEGPDNPYYQDPSKCNPEGNPDFPMDSHNGNCKGANDRCKCKSVRLGQKTYERNNYNYVIRARVKEIKTRNHDLSAIVEVKDVLKSSLVNIPRDTVTLYYNSVCPCPPLALNEEYIIMGYENEERSRLLLIDGSIAQKWKDKMGRKVKRWEQTRAVKANKRQSHK